From Apium graveolens cultivar Ventura chromosome 9, ASM990537v1, whole genome shotgun sequence, the proteins below share one genomic window:
- the LOC141682568 gene encoding high-affinity nitrate transporter 3.1-like, protein MAASSILFVASILFCSFALSCYANELFSDLEHSILVTASPKSGQVLKSGEANITVTWSFNKTFPGTESTYKTVKVKLCYAPVSQKDRGWRKTKDELKKDRTCQHKIVNRDYKPSKDMVTWTVERDTPQATYFVRVYVFNAEDKEVAYGQSTDDAKKKNLFEVEAVTGRHVSLDIASVCFSVFSIVSLAGFFYLEKRKGRSSQQK, encoded by the exons ATGGCTGCCTCTAGTATTCTGTTTGTAGCTTCAATATTGTTCTGCTCCTTTGCCTTGAGTTGTTATGCTAACGAACTCTTCTCTGACCTGGAACATTCTATCCTCGTCACAGCGTCTCCTAAAAGCGGACAAG TGTTGAAATCTGGGGAAGCAAATATCACTGTAACATGGTCTTTCAACAAAACCTTTCCAGGAACAGAATCAACCTACAAAACTGTAAAGGTAAAGCTTTGCTATGCTCCGGTCAGTCAAAAGGATCGTGGATGGCGCAAAACAAAAGATGAGCTTAAGAAGGACAGAACTTGCCAACACAAGATTGTAAACAGGGATTACAAACCTTCAAAGGATATGGTTACTTGGACTGTAGAAAGAGATACCCCCCAAGCAACGTACTTTGTGAGGGTTTATGTTTTCAATGCCGAGGACAAAGAAGTTGCCTATGGCCAAAGCACTGATGATGCTAAGAAAAAGAACTTGTTTGAGGTAGAGGCGGTCACTGGCCGCCATGTCTCCCTTGATATTGCATCTGTGTGCTTCTCTGTTTTCTCTATTGTGTCTTTAGCCGGCTTCTTTTACCTGGAGAAGCGAAAGGGAAGAAGTTCACAGCAAAAGTGA
- the LOC141685144 gene encoding protein FAR1-RELATED SEQUENCE 5-like, with amino-acid sequence MVFYYDYDNNKVIIDGVAYDGPEGDEDMAIALRRIQMALERKKKKENEAKAKAEKSKKKKDDDKVIDVDSIEDKVNDPGKRKTHSDDDVGFGWKNHDVHGDSDDSNDSFNGDDDDKINDENFIGNMNDVVPCGGRLGPKPLEVEDRAKGKRPRDVIPRTCCRARMCVAHKVSSNKWEVTKVNLEHNHAMVISDKVNFMQRSRNIDPFTRSLIELFNKSGIETPKVMNLLSETCGGIEKIGFSAQDVRNIIRDIRRRVFDSGDAECGLVLLRDLQKQSDGNFFYRVDVDEGNRVRGLVWVDPRSLNAYKNFGDVVTFDSTYRTNRYDMPFIPITGVNHHYQNILFGFVLIRDEKETTYRWVLKTWLEAVDNKPPITIITDQDIALSNAISEVMPNTNHTYCTWHISSKFPEKLSTLYTQYSEFRTDFNACIYKSLSPTEFEGRWEDLKEKYDLENHNWLNDMYAIRWQWVFAFTKQHFAAGMTTTSRSESMNSFFDEYVKASTGLKEFIENSQKALDSQYLREVQADFDTEYKEKRLFSNSSMKIHASKIYTKEMFKRFQKELQKSQSFVVKSMKGCGDYLSKMYLVEKSTLPEINRRNFFLKVSIDGSYSCTCKKFEHSEMICRHMIRYLNKKQKTMIPPDLVTMRWTINRNKVAGPLPCTPQMLGNVVESQTARYSGLCKAFQGLSVVGSCSVPRYNYLMSVIKREKEL; translated from the exons ATGGTTTTCTACTATGATTATGACAATAATAAGGTAATTATCGATGGTGTGGCTTATGACGGGCCCGAAGGAGACGAAGACATGGCAATAGCTCTCCGTCGTATTCAAATGGCGCTTGAGCgcaagaaaaaaaaagaaaatgaagcTAAAGCGAAGGCGGAAAAGTCGAAGAAAAAGAAAGACGACGATAAGG TAATAGATGTTGATAGTATTGAAGATAAAGTTAATGATCCGGGGAAGCGAAAAACGCATAGTGATGATGATGTTGGTTTCGGTTGGAAGAATCACGATGTTCACGGTGATTCCGATGATAGTAATGATTCTTTTAATGGCGATGATGATGATAAAATTAATGATGAAAATTTTATTGGAAATATGAATGATGTAGTTCCTTGT GGTGGAAGATTGGGCCCAAAACCCTTGGAAGTTGAAGATAGGGCTAAAGGGAAACGACCTCGAGATGTTATTCCTCGAACTTGTTGTCGTGCTCGTATGTGTGTTGCTCACAAAGTAAGCTCAAACAAATGGGAAGTAACCAAGGTCAACCTAGAGCACAATCATGCTATGGTTATATCGGATAAGGTAAATTTCATGCAAAGATCACGCAACATAGATCCGTTTACCCGATCTTTGATTGAGTTATTCAACAAATCGGGTATCGAGACCCCGAAAGTGATGAATTTACTTAGTGAGACGTGTGGTGGTATTGAAAAAATTGGTTTTTCCGCTCAAGACGTGCGAAATATAATACGTGACATTCGAAGACGGGTTTTTGATTCCGGTGATGCGGAGTGTGGATTGGTTTTGTTACGAGACTTGCAAAAACAAAGTGATGGCAATTTTTTCTACCGAGTGGATGTGGATGAGGGGAATCGGGTTAGGGGTTTGGTGTGGGTTGATCCTCGTTCGCTTAACGCGTACAAGAATTttggagatgtggtgactttcgACTCGACATATCGGACTAATAGGTATGACATGCCTTTTATTCCAATTACGGGAGTGAATCACCACTACCAAAATATTTTGTTTGGATTTGTACTTATAAGGGACGAGAAAGAGACTACTTATAGATGGGTTTTGAAGACTTGGTTGGAAGCGGTCGATAACAAGCCACCTATTACCATTATTACGGATCAAGACATCGCTTTAAGTAATGCCATTTCTGAGGTTATGCCTAACACCAACCATACATATTGTACGTGGCATATTAGTAGCAAGTTTCCCGAGAAACTATCTACTTTGTATACTCAATACTCGGAGTTCAGGACGGATTTTAATGCATGTATCTACAAGTCATTGTCACCAACGGAATTTGAAGGTAGGTGGGAGGACTTGAAagagaaatatgatcttgaaaatCACAATTGGCTAAATGATATGTATGCAATTAGATGGCAATGGGTTTTTGCTTTCACGAAACAACATTTTGCCGCCGGTATGACTACCACCTCAAGGAGCGAGTCTATGAATTCATTTTTTGATGAGTATGTGAAAGCGTCGACCGGTTtgaaagaattcattgagaattCACAAAAAGCTTTGGACTCACAATATTTACGGGAGGTTCAAGCCGATTTTGACACCGAGTACAAGGAAAAGAGACTATTCTCTAACTCGTCAATGAAGATACATGCCTCCAAGATATACACAAAAGAGATGTTTAAGCGATTTCAAAAAGAGCTTCAAAAAAGTCAATCTTTTGTTGTGAAAAGCATGAAAGGTTGTGGAGATTATCTTTCAAAGATGTATTTGGTAGAAAAGTCCACCTTGCCGGAGATTAATAGAAGGAATTTTTTCTTGAAGGTTTCCATCGACGGGAGTTATTCTTGTACATGTAAAAAATTTGAACATTCCGAGATGATTTGTAGACACATGATCCGTTACCTTAACAAGAAACAAAAGACGATGATACCACCAGATCTTGTAACAATGAGGTGGACAATAAACAGAAACAAAGTTGCGGGACCTCTACCGTGTACGCCTCAGATGCTTGGTAATGTTGTAGAATCTCAAACGGCaagatatagtggattgtgtaaAGCTTTCCAAGGTTTGTCCGTTGTTGGTAGTTGCTCCGTTCCACGGTACAATTACTTGATGAGCGTGATCAAGAGAGAAAAGGAGTTGTGA